Proteins from a single region of Hoplias malabaricus isolate fHopMal1 unplaced genomic scaffold, fHopMal1.hap1 H_1, whole genome shotgun sequence:
- the LOC136685964 gene encoding serine/threonine-protein kinase RIO2-like, which produces MGKLNVVVLRYLSRDDFRVLTAVEMGMKNHEIVPVSLISSIASLRHGGCNKVLRELVKHKLLAYERTKTVQGYRLNYGGYDYLALKTLSARDVVLSVGNQMGVGKESDIYIVANAEGEQFALKLHRLGRMSFRNLKNKRDYHKHRHKMSWLYLSRLSAMKEYAYMKALYDRGFPVPKPVDYNRHAVVMELINGYPLCQVREIQDPALLYSEIMELVVKLANHGLIHGDFNEFNLMLDDNDHITMIDFPQMVSTSHPNAEWYFDRDVKCVRDFFIKRFNYESELYPTFKDIRKACSLDVEISASGYTKELQKDDQLLHPVGPEGEMSESGDEEEGHPGAPESAPEEPVDLEAYKHAMLELDRLKLGDEAPSGEQEPEEHEGSGSVKDDRTEDVQTDAVTDLRSDEELENDECPDLVDVSAFNKEFKPFRDPESMLHVNEHRQRTTSESSVGSVASCSTIPPALIRQKVRRQLTKQQKAAQRRRLQKGEANLVTKERRENQSNIKSSLEAAQFWG; this is translated from the exons ATGGGGAAGTTAAACGTCGTCGTTTTGAGATATCTTTCTCGAGATGATTTTCGAGTGCTAACGGCG GTGGAAATGGGGATGAAGAATCATGAAATTGTGCCAGTCAGCCTCATCTCCTCCATCGCCAGTCTGAGACACGGCGGCTGTAACAAAGTGCTGCGAGAGCTGGTCAAACACAAACTGCTGGCGTACGAACGCACGAAAA ctgtGCAGGGATACCGCCTGAATTACGGCGGATACGATTatctggctttgaaaaccttGTCGGCCAGAGACGTCGTCCTGTCCGTTGGGAACCAAATGGGAGTCGGCAAAGAGTCGG ATATTTACATAGTTGCAAACGCAGAAGGGGAGCAGTTTGCTCTGAAGCTCCACCGTCTTGGAAGAATGTCTTTCAGGAACTTGAAGAACAAACGAGATTATCACAAGCACAGGCACAAGATGTCCTGGCTCTATTTGTCCCGACTCTCTGCCATGAAGGAATACGCCTACATGAAG GCTCTGTATGACCGGGGATTTCCTGTCCCAAAGCCAGTGGATTACAACAGACATGCAGTCGTCATGGAGCTCATAAATGGATATCCACT GTGTCAGGTTCGTGAAATCCAAGACCCCGCCCTGTTGTACAGTGAAATCATGGAGCTGGTTGTCAAACTGGCCAATCACGGCCTGATCCACGGAGACTTCAATGAGTTCAACCTGATGCTCGATGACAACGATCACATCACGATGATAGACTTCCCCCAGATGGTGTCCACGTCTCATCCAAACGCAGAATG GTACTTTGACCGAGATGTCAAATGTGTTCGAGATTTCTTCATCAAAAGATTCAACTATGAAAGTGAACTCTACCCAACGTTTAAAGATATCAG AAAAGCTTGCTCTCTCGATGTGGAAATCTCCGCCAGTGGTTACACCAAAGAGCTGCAGAAAGACGACCAGCTCCTCCACCCGGTCGGCCCGGAGGGTGAGATGAGTGAGAGTGGAGATGAGGAAGAAGGCCATCCTGGAGCTCCAGAGTCTGCTCCTGAGGAGCCCGTCGACCTCGAGGCATATAAACACGCGATGCTGGAACTGGACAGGCTGAAGTTGGGTGACGAGGCTCCATCAGGGGAGCAGGAGCCAGAGGAACATGAAGGAAGTGGATCAGTGAAAGACGACCGCACTGAGGATGTTCAGACTGATGCGGTTACAGACTTGAGGAGTGACGAGGAGCTTGAGAATGACGAATGTCCCGATTTGGTGGACGTTTCTGCTTTCAACAAAGAGTTCAAGCCTTTTAG AGATCCAGAGAGTATGCTCCATGTAAACGAACACCGGCAAAGAACAACTAGTGAGTCTTCTGTTGGAAGTGTGGCCAGCTGCTCCACAATTCCTCCA GCGCTGATCAGACAGAAGGTGAGGAGGCAGCTCACAAAACAACAGAAAGCCGCTCAGAGACGGAGACTTCAGAAAGGAGAGGCCAACCTCGTGACCAAAGAGAGGCGAGAAAACCAGAGCAACATCAAGAGCAGCCTGGAGGCGGCTCAGTTCTGGGGCTGA